The Proteus terrae subsp. cibarius genome contains the following window.
ATAATTTTAAGCTCATTAATGCCATCGCTAAGAATAACGATAAACTCACGTTACCTAAGACTGACACCGCTCTATCAAAAACTCGATAGAACCCAAGCATTGAAAGGCTATTACTTAAAATAACACCAATAAATAGAACACACACAAAGGTCGGTAATGAGAATGCAGTACCTTCTAATAATTGAGAAAGGAATGTACCCGCCATTAAACAAATCGCGATCATCGCAATGGTTTCTAACAAGACCATTGACGTGATCATTCTGCCTGTAGTGGGCTTCTCAAACGCTGTTGGCATTTCATGGTCGTCAGCGCCTAATCCTGGCGTTGGAATATTTTTAATTAAGTAGCGCGCAACAGGGCCACCAATCAATCCTCCCAAAACTAAACCAAAGGTTGCACACGCCATTGCCACTTCAGATGCACTCATGAAGCCATAATTTTCAACGAACGTTTTACCCCAAGCCGCTCCTGTACCATGACCACCCGATAATGTAATCGAGCCTGCCAGTAATCCCATTAATGGATCAAGACCTAACATTTTTGCTAGCGCGATACCAACGGTATTTTGCACTAACAACAACCCAACAACGACAAAGACGAAAATAAAAAGCGCTTTTCCTCCGGCCTTTAAGCTCGCGAGATTTGCGTTTAACCCGATTGTTGCAAAGAAGGCTAACATTAACGGATCTTTAAGTGATAGATCAAAACTCACTTCCCAGTCCATAAAAGATTTGAATGCTAATAGAAGAACTGCAACAAGTAGCCCACCTGCAACAGGTTCTGGGATCGTGTACCGTTCTAAAAAAGGAACAGATTTCACTAACTTACGTCCGATCAAGAGAACCAAAGTGGCCGCAACCAGCGTGCCATAAACATCAAGATGATACATTTATGTACCCCGTCTTATTTGTTAATTTTATATAAAAATACTACGACGCTAAGTTCATCCATAAACAACGCCAAAAGCAGGTATCCCCGATTAGAAAAAAAAACGGAGACAAACACAAGTTAAAACATATAAAAATGTGAGCACCTCTTATGCATTTTGATAACATCAT
Protein-coding sequences here:
- the gltS gene encoding sodium/glutamate symporter, yielding MYHLDVYGTLVAATLVLLIGRKLVKSVPFLERYTIPEPVAGGLLVAVLLLAFKSFMDWEVSFDLSLKDPLMLAFFATIGLNANLASLKAGGKALFIFVFVVVGLLLVQNTVGIALAKMLGLDPLMGLLAGSITLSGGHGTGAAWGKTFVENYGFMSASEVAMACATFGLVLGGLIGGPVARYLIKNIPTPGLGADDHEMPTAFEKPTTGRMITSMVLLETIAMIAICLMAGTFLSQLLEGTAFSLPTFVCVLFIGVILSNSLSMLGFYRVFDRAVSVLGNVSLSLFLAMALMSLKLWELASLAIPMLVILGVQAGVMALYAIFVTFRVMGKNYDAAILAAGHCGFGLGATPTAIANMQAVTDRFGPSHLAFLVVPMVGAFFIDIVNAIVIKLYLMLPFFTPIVAG